One Littorina saxatilis isolate snail1 linkage group LG10, US_GU_Lsax_2.0, whole genome shotgun sequence DNA window includes the following coding sequences:
- the LOC138978203 gene encoding uncharacterized protein isoform X2 — MPVFKIWNADRSVKKAVIAETLQQLITKGVLEQLRRAPLPTFSSEIMPYLRGERKSILGVWKDVVAEAANYYLHNLPEFKTSDCYGVIGRKMYRAYPVIGLSGINPWTCFSTNLSQKMRHLRFHHKAKSQLPRSSGAATHHKATKRQRLDFSLSSQTQMDNANSDEDLKRHQEELQKEWNKPNGSINKDHVKQLLKETRQIRLAYLRENQSNGGYAFLFRDFPCFRLDSYILHEFSLMNGLGKHQAYCEGMAKCVISIMGLMGSMDVASYNDAKYRDILENPTQVTIDVIKYLEKRLKMKKSIIEELKDVPDSSIISKLATRDLEPPRIRIFFQGDEPAGVYVVGDGVYTEVQEPKGFRMLLTLLGSYYCFDICYPKQFLSTLLVLDTFMSGAAAPTSATQAFRFVLKELEEERSKMTI; from the exons GTGTTCTTGAACAACTCCGCAGAGCACCCTTGCCAACCTTCAGCTCCGAGATAATGCCCTATCTGAGAGGTGAAAGAAAAAGCATCCTAGGAGTCTGGAAGGATGTTGTAGCAGAAGCGGCCAATTACTACCTCCATAATCTGCCGGAATTCAAAACATCCGACTGCTATGGTGTGATTGGCCGCAAAATGTACCGTGCCTATCCCGTCATTGGGCTTTCTGGTATTAACCCTTGG ACCTGCTTCTCAACGAACCTGAGTCAGAAGATGCGACACCTGCGATTTCATCACAAAGCAAAGAGCCAACTGCCACGATCATCAGGTGCGGCGACTCATCACAAGGCCACCAAGAGACAAAGGCTCGACTTCTCCTTGAGCTCCCAAACACAGATGGACAACGCCAACTCAGATGAGGACTTGAAGAGACACCAGGAGGAGTTACAGAAAGAATGGAACAAACCGAATGGGTCCATAAACAAAGACCACGTGAAGCAACTCCTCAAGGAAACTCGCCAGATCCGTTTAGCCTACTTGAGGGAGAACCAGAGCAATGGAGGCTACGCCTTTCTCTTCCGTGACTTTCCTTGCTTCCGCCTAGATTCTTAC ATCCTGCATGAATTCAGCCTCATGAATGGACTTGGGAAGCATCAGGCCTACTGCGAGGGGATGGCGAAGTGCGTCATTTCCATCATGGGCCTGATGGGGAGTATGGATGTAGCCTCGTACAACGATGCAAAATACCGTGACATATTA GAAAACCCTACACAAGTCACAATTGACGTCATCAAGTACCTGGAGAAGCGGCTCAAAATGAAAAAGAGCATTATTGAAGAACTGAAG GATGTTCCAGACTCCAGCATTATTTCGAAGCTGGCCACGCGGGATCTGGAACCCCCTAGGATCCGCATTTTCTTTCAAGGAGATGAGCCTGCAGGTGTGTACGTCGTTGGGGACGGTGTGTACACAGAGGTTCAGGAACCTAAAGGATTCCGGATGCTCCTGACTCTTTTGGGGTCCTACTACTGCTTTGACATTTGTTACCCAAAGCAGTTTTTGTCAACACTGTTAGTGCTTGACACCTTTATGTCTGGGGCGGCTGCACCAACTTCTGCCACCCAGGCCTTCCGGTTTGTTCTCAAGGAGCTGGAAGAGGAGAGGTCAAAAATGACCATCTGA